A part of Corynebacterium lactis RW2-5 genomic DNA contains:
- the purS gene encoding phosphoribosylformylglycinamidine synthase subunit PurS has translation MARVVVNVMPKAEILDPQGQAVQRALGRIGVDGVADVRQGKRFELEVDDSVTDADVERMAEILLANTVIEDYVIVREEAK, from the coding sequence GTGGCCCGTGTAGTTGTCAATGTAATGCCCAAAGCTGAAATTCTTGACCCCCAGGGTCAGGCAGTGCAGCGCGCACTGGGGCGAATCGGAGTAGATGGCGTCGCAGATGTACGCCAGGGAAAGCGATTTGAACTCGAAGTAGACGATTCTGTAACCGACGCCGATGTGGAGCGTATGGCCGAGATTCTTCTGGCAAACACCGTGATTGAGGATTACGTGATTGTGCGTGAGGAGGCCAAGTGA
- the purM gene encoding phosphoribosylformylglycinamidine cyclo-ligase, translating to MTENVSGASYAAAGVDIEAGDRAVELFAPIAKKATRPEVRGGLGGFAGLFALGNYEKPLLAASSDGVGTKLAVAQAVGKHDTIGLDLVAMVVDDLVVCGAEPLFLQDYIAIGKVVPEHVAEIVSGIAEGCVQAGCALLGGETAEHPGVMDPDEYDVSATGVGVVEEDKVLGPDRVREGDVIIAMASSGLHSNGYSLARHVLLEKAGLELDAYVEDFGRTLGEEMLEPTKIYAKDCLALMNEAEVRTFCHVTGGGLVGNMVRIMPEGLTADMSRATWTPGPIFKTIAELGNVAREEMEKTFNMGIGMVAIVSAEDRDRALALLTARHIDAWELGTVRATAEGEEGAVLTGSHPRF from the coding sequence ATGACTGAGAACGTTTCTGGTGCCTCCTACGCCGCAGCCGGCGTCGACATCGAAGCAGGCGACCGCGCCGTCGAACTATTCGCCCCGATCGCGAAGAAGGCGACCCGTCCCGAGGTCCGCGGTGGACTCGGCGGATTCGCAGGCCTGTTCGCCCTCGGCAACTACGAAAAGCCGCTGCTCGCCGCATCCTCCGACGGCGTTGGTACGAAGCTCGCCGTCGCGCAGGCCGTCGGCAAGCATGACACGATTGGCCTCGACCTCGTTGCAATGGTGGTCGACGACCTCGTCGTCTGCGGTGCAGAGCCGCTGTTCCTGCAGGACTACATTGCGATCGGCAAGGTTGTCCCGGAGCACGTGGCGGAGATCGTCTCCGGTATCGCGGAAGGTTGCGTCCAGGCCGGTTGCGCCCTGCTCGGCGGCGAGACCGCGGAGCACCCGGGCGTGATGGATCCGGACGAGTACGACGTCTCCGCGACCGGTGTCGGCGTCGTCGAGGAGGACAAGGTTCTCGGTCCGGACCGCGTCCGCGAGGGCGATGTCATCATCGCGATGGCCTCGTCCGGCTTGCACTCCAACGGCTACTCCCTGGCCCGCCACGTCCTGCTGGAGAAGGCCGGACTGGAGCTCGACGCCTATGTCGAGGACTTCGGCCGTACTCTCGGCGAGGAGATGCTCGAGCCGACCAAGATTTACGCCAAGGACTGCCTGGCCCTGATGAACGAGGCCGAGGTCCGTACCTTCTGTCACGTCACCGGCGGCGGACTGGTGGGCAACATGGTTCGCATCATGCCGGAGGGGCTGACCGCCGACATGAGCCGCGCGACCTGGACCCCGGGCCCAATTTTCAAGACGATCGCCGAGCTGGGCAACGTCGCCCGCGAGGAGATGGAGAAGACCTTCAACATGGGCATCGGCATGGTTGCGATCGTCTCCGCCGAGGACCGAGACCGCGCGCTAGCTCTGCTGACCGCCCGCCACATCGACGCGTGGGAGCTCGGCACCGTCCGTGCTACCGCCGAGGGCGAGGAGGGCGCTGTTCTCACCGGCAGCCACCCGCGCTTCTAG
- the purF gene encoding amidophosphoribosyltransferase → MGETAPREECGVFGVWAPGEDVSKLTYYGLFALQHRGQEAAGIAVGDGDQILVFKDLGLVSQVFDEQTLDALKGYVSVGHTRYTTAGAPAWENAQPMFQMSSDGTDIALGHNGNLTNHLTLYKEAVEKRLVSEEGDMPSDSAIMTVLLADETGKADHPEDDGCSTRVEAAAMKLLPRLQGAFCLTFTDGETLYAARDPFGVRPLCLGRLSTGWVVASETCALDIVGASFVREIEPGELVSIDASGVRSRRFAGTTHAGCIFEYVYLARPDSVIRGRSVNAVRLELGRQLAREFPADGDLVMPVPESGTPAAVGFAQESGIPFGQGLTKNGYVGRTFIQPSQTIRQLGIRLKLNPLKEVIAGKRLVVVDDSIVRGNTQRALIRMLREAGAKEVHVRIASPPVKWPCFYGIDFASPGELLANGVDENDVVQGIATAIGADSLGFVSIDGMVSASEQAPNEVCCACFDGKYPLGLPEGNANAAAVERMQAAQAAKKAEQANA, encoded by the coding sequence ATGGGGGAAACCGCCCCGCGCGAGGAGTGCGGCGTATTCGGCGTATGGGCACCTGGTGAAGACGTGTCCAAACTTACCTACTACGGCTTGTTCGCCCTGCAGCACCGCGGTCAGGAGGCTGCCGGTATCGCAGTGGGCGACGGCGATCAGATTCTCGTATTCAAGGACCTGGGCCTAGTCTCCCAGGTTTTCGATGAACAAACTCTCGACGCCCTGAAGGGCTACGTCTCGGTGGGGCACACCCGCTACACCACCGCCGGCGCCCCTGCCTGGGAAAACGCCCAGCCGATGTTCCAGATGTCCTCCGACGGAACCGACATTGCGCTCGGGCACAACGGCAACCTGACCAACCACCTCACCCTCTACAAAGAGGCAGTGGAAAAGCGGCTGGTGTCGGAGGAGGGCGACATGCCCAGCGACTCCGCGATTATGACGGTTCTGCTGGCCGACGAGACCGGCAAGGCCGACCACCCTGAGGACGATGGGTGCTCCACGCGAGTGGAGGCCGCCGCGATGAAGCTGCTGCCGCGGCTGCAGGGCGCGTTCTGCTTGACCTTCACCGATGGCGAAACCCTCTACGCGGCGCGTGATCCCTTCGGTGTGCGTCCGCTGTGCCTCGGCCGACTGTCCACTGGGTGGGTCGTTGCCTCGGAGACCTGCGCGCTCGACATCGTCGGAGCGTCCTTTGTCCGCGAGATCGAGCCGGGCGAGCTAGTGTCCATCGACGCCTCCGGTGTCCGCTCGCGTCGGTTTGCGGGGACTACCCACGCGGGCTGCATCTTCGAGTACGTCTACCTGGCGCGCCCCGACTCCGTGATTCGCGGGCGCTCGGTCAATGCAGTGCGCCTGGAACTCGGCCGGCAGCTCGCCCGCGAATTTCCAGCAGACGGTGACCTGGTCATGCCCGTCCCGGAGTCCGGCACGCCGGCCGCGGTGGGCTTCGCTCAGGAGTCCGGGATTCCATTCGGTCAGGGCCTGACCAAGAACGGTTACGTTGGTCGCACCTTCATCCAGCCCTCTCAGACGATTCGCCAGCTGGGTATTCGCCTGAAGCTAAACCCGCTGAAGGAAGTCATCGCGGGCAAGCGCCTGGTCGTCGTGGATGACTCGATTGTGCGCGGCAACACCCAGCGCGCCCTAATCCGCATGCTGCGCGAGGCCGGTGCGAAGGAAGTCCACGTCCGCATCGCCTCCCCGCCAGTGAAGTGGCCCTGCTTCTACGGCATCGACTTCGCCTCGCCCGGCGAGCTACTGGCCAATGGCGTCGACGAAAACGACGTGGTCCAGGGCATTGCCACAGCGATTGGGGCCGACAGTCTGGGCTTCGTCTCCATTGACGGCATGGTTTCCGCGTCGGAGCAGGCCCCGAACGAGGTCTGCTGCGCATGCTTCGACGGCAAGTACCCGCTCGGCCTGCCCGAGGGCAACGCCAACGCGGCAGCCGTGGAGCGGATGCAGGCGGCGCAGGCAGCTAAAAAAGCAGAGCAGGCCAACGCCTAG
- a CDS encoding glutathione peroxidase: MSDLFDIPLTTIDGAEAKLSDWAGHVLLIVNTASECGFTDQYDALQGLFDDLAPRGFFVLGFPCNQFGGQEPGSEEEIKAFCSKEFGVTFPLFSKIDVNGADEHPLFTELKKATDPNGEAGDVKWNFEKFVVGPKGDVLGRFRSKVEPDDEQVRDLIEDNLPI, encoded by the coding sequence ATGAGCGATCTCTTCGATATCCCACTGACCACCATCGACGGCGCGGAGGCGAAGCTCTCCGACTGGGCGGGCCATGTCCTGCTGATTGTCAACACAGCGTCCGAATGCGGTTTCACTGACCAGTACGACGCGCTTCAGGGGCTTTTCGACGACCTGGCGCCGCGGGGCTTTTTCGTCCTGGGCTTCCCCTGCAACCAGTTCGGTGGGCAGGAGCCGGGCTCGGAGGAGGAGATTAAGGCCTTCTGCAGTAAGGAATTTGGTGTAACCTTCCCGCTGTTTTCCAAGATTGACGTTAATGGGGCCGACGAGCACCCGCTTTTTACGGAGCTGAAGAAGGCCACTGACCCGAATGGCGAGGCCGGCGACGTGAAGTGGAACTTCGAGAAGTTTGTCGTGGGGCCTAAGGGCGATGTCTTGGGACGTTTCCGCTCTAAGGTAGAGCCAGATGATGAGCAGGTCCGCGACCTAATCGAGGACAACCTGCCTATCTAG
- a CDS encoding FecCD family ABC transporter permease: MSAGQAVAALLGEPERRSHLLIVNLRLPRALGAVAVGALLAVEGVLMRLVTGNPLAEPGLLGVSAGAALGVVASRGAGWAQFGVTLPGLIGALGNFALILYSSSSGQLDRVRLVLTGVIVGSVVSALTAGVLAITGLPLGAVLRWMVGSLNAVTAADLRSALIPAAVGVFLMAVALTTAAVLIAGAVAFLGLAAPEIARRLIRTTQPSLLIPSAAGVGAAILSLADVLAVRTTLAIPWSDAAVAGLPVGALVAPVCIPFILVALRGGRGKLAPRRKETAA; the protein is encoded by the coding sequence GTGAGTGCGGGGCAGGCGGTGGCGGCACTGCTAGGCGAGCCGGAGCGACGGTCCCATCTGCTGATTGTGAACCTGCGCCTGCCGAGGGCCCTCGGTGCCGTGGCGGTCGGCGCCCTGCTGGCAGTGGAGGGTGTCCTCATGCGTCTCGTCACCGGAAACCCGCTCGCTGAGCCCGGCCTGCTGGGAGTGTCCGCGGGTGCTGCGCTCGGCGTGGTGGCCTCGAGGGGCGCCGGATGGGCGCAGTTCGGGGTGACGCTACCTGGGCTTATCGGCGCGCTGGGCAACTTCGCCCTGATCTTGTACTCCTCATCGTCCGGCCAGCTCGACAGGGTGCGGCTGGTGCTCACGGGCGTCATCGTCGGCTCCGTGGTGTCCGCGCTGACGGCCGGAGTTCTCGCCATCACTGGGTTGCCCCTGGGCGCGGTTCTGCGGTGGATGGTCGGTTCCCTGAACGCAGTCACCGCCGCGGATCTGCGTTCGGCGCTGATTCCCGCGGCGGTCGGGGTGTTTCTCATGGCCGTCGCGTTGACGACCGCCGCCGTACTCATCGCCGGGGCCGTCGCATTCCTCGGCCTGGCCGCCCCGGAAATCGCCCGCCGGCTTATCCGCACCACGCAGCCGTCGCTTCTCATTCCGTCCGCCGCCGGGGTGGGTGCCGCCATCCTCTCGCTTGCCGACGTCCTCGCCGTTCGCACCACCTTGGCCATCCCGTGGTCAGATGCGGCCGTAGCGGGTCTGCCGGTCGGTGCGCTGGTGGCGCCCGTGTGCATACCCTTCATCCTCGTCGCCCTCCGCGGAGGCCGTGGCAAGTTGGCACCTCGTAGAAAGGAAACCGCAGCATGA
- a CDS encoding acyl-CoA thioesterase gives MDTQSTDKDLEVHAPASSSLTLRFMAAPTDVIMAGSNSVHGGRVLQWIDKAAYACATAWSGKYCVTAYFGHIHFTRPIPSGHLVEVRSKVAHTGRTSMHIVNEVLSADPRDGKFTRAADCLVIFVAMDENRKPSPVPKWIPKTDDEIRTQQAALSRVELRRDIEASMRAQTYSADSSAPEMTTRFLAKPTDVNWGGNVHGGTAMEWIDEAATAITMNWAGRQTIAVYAGGIRFYKPIHIGDLVEVKARILRTGTTSMHLSVHVYCGEPRKGRGGLEKALHSTMTYVAIDDEFKPQPVPHFQPTTEEDKRLHAHDLALKALRDEYSPMPLVLPEGR, from the coding sequence ATGGATACGCAGTCAACTGATAAGGACCTTGAGGTCCACGCCCCCGCCTCCTCTTCCCTGACGCTCCGGTTCATGGCCGCGCCTACCGATGTCATTATGGCCGGCTCTAATTCCGTCCACGGAGGCCGGGTCCTGCAGTGGATCGATAAGGCGGCCTACGCGTGCGCCACGGCGTGGTCCGGCAAGTACTGCGTGACGGCCTACTTTGGTCACATCCATTTCACCCGCCCGATTCCCAGCGGGCACCTGGTCGAGGTGCGTTCCAAAGTCGCCCACACCGGGCGCACTTCCATGCACATCGTCAATGAGGTCCTCTCCGCGGACCCGCGCGATGGAAAGTTCACCCGCGCCGCCGACTGCCTGGTGATCTTCGTGGCCATGGACGAAAACCGTAAGCCTTCGCCGGTGCCGAAGTGGATTCCGAAGACCGACGACGAGATCCGCACTCAGCAGGCCGCCCTGTCCCGCGTGGAGCTGCGCCGCGACATCGAGGCCTCCATGCGCGCTCAGACTTACTCCGCGGATTCCTCCGCGCCGGAGATGACCACCCGCTTCCTGGCTAAGCCCACCGACGTCAACTGGGGTGGCAACGTCCACGGCGGCACGGCCATGGAGTGGATTGACGAGGCTGCGACGGCCATCACCATGAACTGGGCGGGCCGCCAGACGATTGCCGTGTACGCCGGTGGTATCCGCTTCTACAAGCCGATTCATATCGGGGACCTGGTGGAGGTTAAGGCGCGCATCCTGCGCACCGGCACGACTTCGATGCATCTGTCCGTACACGTTTACTGTGGTGAGCCCCGCAAGGGCCGCGGCGGCCTGGAGAAGGCTCTGCACTCGACTATGACCTACGTGGCGATTGACGACGAGTTCAAACCCCAGCCGGTGCCGCACTTCCAGCCGACCACCGAAGAGGACAAGCGTCTTCACGCCCACGACCTGGCGCTGAAGGCACTTCGCGACGAGTACAGCCCGATGCCGCTCGTGCTGCCGGAGGGGCGCTAG
- a CDS encoding ABC transporter ATP-binding protein translates to MTAHLADGFALTDLTLGYRGAPVVEKLNLDLAPGCTALVGPNGSGKSTLLAGLAKLLRPERGRIDFDGRYLARIGAKDLARRVSLLAQAEVPPTGIDVRALVSYGRFPYRKPLRGLTAQDNAIIDRALERCGIVGLADRQVSELSGGQIQRVWLACVLAQDTDWILADEPTTYLDLGHQTAVLRLLRSLHDDSATKVIMVLHDLNQAIQYADHLVVLAEGKIVAQGAPADVIDEQLLREVYGVEATIGRHPDNGLPLVIPAV, encoded by the coding sequence ATGACGGCACATCTCGCCGACGGCTTTGCCCTGACCGACCTAACGCTTGGCTACCGCGGCGCCCCGGTCGTCGAAAAGCTGAATCTCGATCTGGCGCCGGGCTGTACCGCGCTAGTCGGCCCGAACGGCAGTGGTAAGTCGACACTGCTGGCGGGGCTCGCGAAGCTGCTGCGGCCCGAGCGCGGGCGCATTGACTTCGACGGCCGCTACCTAGCCCGCATCGGCGCGAAAGACTTGGCGCGGCGGGTCTCGCTGCTCGCCCAGGCGGAGGTGCCGCCGACCGGAATCGACGTGCGCGCGCTGGTTTCCTACGGTCGCTTTCCCTATCGAAAGCCACTGCGGGGCCTGACCGCGCAGGACAACGCCATCATCGACCGCGCCTTGGAGCGCTGCGGGATAGTCGGACTGGCTGACCGTCAGGTCAGCGAGCTCAGTGGCGGCCAAATCCAGCGAGTATGGCTCGCGTGCGTGCTGGCGCAGGACACCGACTGGATCCTCGCCGACGAACCCACCACTTACCTGGATCTGGGGCACCAGACCGCCGTGCTGAGGCTGCTGCGCTCGCTTCACGACGACTCCGCGACGAAGGTCATCATGGTCCTGCATGACCTCAACCAGGCGATTCAATACGCCGATCACCTGGTCGTCCTCGCCGAGGGAAAGATTGTCGCGCAGGGCGCTCCGGCGGACGTGATTGACGAGCAGTTGCTGCGCGAGGTCTATGGGGTAGAGGCGACCATCGGCAGGCACCCGGACAACGGGCTGCCTTTGGTCATCCCGGCGGTCTAA
- a CDS encoding iron chelate uptake ABC transporter family permease subunit → MLCHQSQAAGAAALISALTVAVISLASSTAVGLLYTVMLGSIAGRTWDDVTPAIIAARLTALSAALLTRRVEAVRLFFGGGSAAAPLGARPGNVRFSVLALATVVSSLLVVVCGPISFVARAAPHLARRALRQGRTSVVLVPAALSGAALITIADCLSRVVAAPGESPLSVATALIGGPVLLIVLRRIRA, encoded by the coding sequence CTGCTTTGCCACCAGTCCCAGGCTGCGGGTGCCGCGGCCCTCATCTCGGCGCTGACGGTTGCGGTGATCTCCCTGGCATCGTCGACAGCAGTGGGGCTGCTCTACACGGTGATGCTTGGCTCCATCGCCGGGCGCACCTGGGACGACGTGACTCCGGCAATCATCGCCGCGAGGTTGACCGCACTTAGCGCAGCGTTGCTCACTCGGAGGGTAGAGGCGGTCCGCCTTTTTTTTGGGGGGGGCTCCGCGGCGGCGCCCCTGGGAGCCCGCCCCGGAAATGTGCGATTTTCTGTGCTAGCTCTGGCCACCGTAGTGTCGTCTCTCCTGGTAGTCGTGTGTGGTCCAATCTCCTTCGTGGCGCGGGCAGCCCCGCACCTGGCGCGCCGGGCTCTGCGACAGGGGAGAACCTCGGTAGTCCTGGTGCCCGCTGCCCTTTCGGGCGCCGCGCTAATCACCATCGCCGATTGCCTCTCCCGGGTTGTGGCGGCTCCGGGGGAGTCGCCGCTGTCCGTGGCTACCGCGCTTATCGGCGGGCCGGTCCTGCTGATCGTGTTGAGAAGGATTCGCGCATGA
- the purQ gene encoding phosphoribosylformylglycinamidine synthase subunit PurQ, which translates to MTARIGVITFPGTLDDVDAARAVKIAGAEAVELWHADADLKGVDGVVVPGGFSYGDYLRSGAISALAPVMHSVIGAAEGGMPVLGICNGFQILTEAGLLPGALTRNQGLHFHCEDTYLEVANNSTAWTTQFEVGQKILIPAKHGEGRFQASPETIAELENEGRVVFRYTDNFNGSINAIAGVTSANGRVVGLMPHPEHAVEKLTGPSLDGLGLFLSVVENVGA; encoded by the coding sequence GTGACCGCCCGCATTGGCGTCATTACTTTTCCAGGAACGCTTGACGACGTAGATGCCGCTCGCGCGGTGAAGATTGCCGGCGCCGAGGCCGTGGAGCTGTGGCACGCCGACGCCGACCTGAAGGGCGTCGACGGTGTGGTCGTCCCCGGAGGCTTTTCCTACGGTGACTACCTGCGCTCGGGTGCTATCTCTGCACTCGCGCCGGTGATGCATTCGGTTATCGGCGCCGCTGAGGGCGGCATGCCGGTGCTGGGCATCTGCAACGGTTTCCAGATTCTCACCGAGGCTGGCCTGCTACCGGGTGCCCTGACCCGCAACCAGGGTCTGCACTTCCACTGCGAGGACACCTACCTCGAGGTGGCGAATAACTCGACCGCGTGGACGACGCAGTTCGAGGTCGGACAGAAGATCCTGATTCCGGCCAAGCACGGCGAGGGCCGCTTCCAGGCCTCCCCGGAGACCATCGCCGAACTCGAAAACGAGGGTCGTGTGGTGTTCCGCTACACGGATAACTTCAACGGCTCGATTAACGCGATTGCCGGTGTTACCAGCGCTAACGGTCGTGTCGTTGGCCTGATGCCGCACCCGGAGCACGCCGTCGAGAAGCTGACCGGCCCATCCTTGGACGGCCTGGGGCTGTTCCTGTCGGTCGTCGAAAACGTAGGCGCATAA
- a CDS encoding sterol carrier family protein, producing MAPKVSPADVRSALNAVAPWVAAALEQRGIGAVEASESEVARPTRATLANAVRSSARMLAQEAPGHSVELRVPPFVAVQCIEGPRHTRGTPPNVVEMAPELWLGLALGLLRYDEVGDHIDASGTRAGEIADHLPVARV from the coding sequence ATGGCACCAAAAGTTTCGCCTGCCGACGTCCGCAGCGCCCTTAACGCCGTCGCCCCCTGGGTAGCGGCAGCCCTAGAGCAACGTGGGATTGGCGCCGTGGAGGCGTCGGAAAGCGAAGTGGCGCGACCAACGCGCGCGACCCTGGCGAATGCGGTGCGATCTTCGGCGCGGATGCTGGCACAGGAGGCACCGGGGCACAGCGTGGAGCTGCGCGTTCCGCCTTTCGTGGCAGTGCAGTGCATCGAGGGGCCGCGGCATACGCGCGGCACGCCCCCGAACGTCGTCGAGATGGCGCCTGAGCTCTGGCTGGGGCTGGCGCTTGGCCTGCTGCGCTACGACGAGGTCGGCGACCACATCGACGCCTCCGGCACCAGGGCGGGAGAGATTGCTGATCACCTGCCGGTGGCGCGCGTGTGA
- the purL gene encoding phosphoribosylformylglycinamidine synthase subunit PurL, which translates to MTEFHVHDDTVDHAAETPELDQPWAELGLKEDEYQRIRDILGRRPTDAELAMYSVMWSEHCSYKSSKVHLRYFGETTTDEMKSKMLAGIGENAGVVDIGDGWAVTFKVESHNHPSYVEPYQGAATGVGGIVRDIMAMGARPVAVMDQLRFGPADAPDTQRVLPGVVAGVGGYGNCLGLPNIGGETVFDESYAGNPLVNALCVGVLPVEDLHLAFATGTGNRVVLFGSRTGLDGIGGVSVLASDTFEEGSERKLPAVQVGDPFAEKVLIECCLDLYKADVVVGIQDLGGAGLSCAVSELAASGEGGMAVNLDNVHLRAENMTAAEILSSESQERMCAIVRPEDVDRFMEICAKWDVIASDIGEVTENPNLVITHGGKTVVDAPPKTIADEGPTYHRPYARPDWQDALQTERDLARPSASDELRETMLNLAASPALCSRAHITEQYDRYVRGNTVAAQNSDAGVLRVNEETGRGIAIATDASGRYTKLDPRTGARLALAEAHRNVTVTGAKPYAVSNCMNFGSPENPDAMWQFAEAVRGLADGCAELSVPVTGGNVSFYNQTGDEPILPTPVIAVLGIVDNVEHAIGNRLGTVEGEDELLYLLGETDDELGGSIWQQVAHNELGGMPPRDRLDAEESLVEFFHGTIAAEGKHFVASARDLSEGGLSQALVEAAIQSGVGVKVSLDDVSSDAFVALFSESSARALVSVPASAGEKLAARAAATGVKAVALGRVVADAAEPVIEVSGAGVEISLPVAEAAQAWKSTLPRLFAHAAGANSVVEAE; encoded by the coding sequence ATGACTGAATTTCACGTGCACGACGACACCGTCGATCACGCCGCCGAAACCCCTGAGCTCGATCAGCCTTGGGCTGAGCTAGGGCTGAAGGAAGACGAGTACCAGCGCATCCGCGACATCCTGGGCCGCCGCCCCACCGACGCCGAGCTGGCGATGTACTCGGTGATGTGGTCCGAGCACTGCTCGTACAAGTCCTCCAAGGTACACCTGCGCTACTTCGGCGAGACCACCACTGACGAGATGAAGTCCAAGATGCTGGCCGGCATCGGCGAGAACGCCGGTGTTGTCGACATCGGAGACGGCTGGGCTGTGACCTTTAAGGTCGAGTCCCACAACCACCCGTCCTACGTCGAGCCGTACCAAGGTGCGGCCACCGGCGTCGGCGGTATCGTCCGCGACATCATGGCTATGGGTGCCCGCCCGGTCGCCGTGATGGATCAGCTCCGCTTCGGGCCTGCCGACGCGCCAGATACGCAGCGCGTGCTTCCGGGCGTCGTCGCCGGCGTGGGCGGATACGGTAACTGCCTGGGCCTGCCGAACATCGGCGGAGAGACCGTATTCGACGAGTCCTACGCCGGTAACCCGCTGGTCAACGCCCTGTGCGTCGGCGTGCTTCCGGTGGAGGACCTCCACCTGGCGTTCGCGACCGGCACCGGCAACCGCGTCGTCCTCTTCGGTTCGCGCACCGGCCTCGACGGCATCGGTGGCGTGTCCGTGCTGGCCTCGGACACCTTCGAAGAGGGGTCGGAGCGCAAGCTCCCGGCCGTCCAGGTCGGCGACCCGTTCGCTGAGAAGGTTCTCATCGAGTGCTGTCTGGACCTGTACAAGGCCGATGTCGTCGTCGGTATCCAGGACCTCGGCGGCGCGGGCCTGTCCTGCGCGGTCTCCGAGCTGGCTGCCTCCGGTGAGGGCGGCATGGCCGTCAACCTGGACAACGTCCACCTGCGCGCGGAGAACATGACCGCCGCGGAGATCCTGTCCTCGGAGTCCCAGGAGCGCATGTGTGCCATCGTCCGCCCGGAGGATGTGGACCGTTTCATGGAGATCTGCGCCAAGTGGGACGTCATTGCGTCCGATATCGGCGAGGTCACCGAGAACCCGAACCTGGTCATCACCCATGGCGGCAAGACCGTGGTCGATGCCCCGCCGAAGACCATCGCCGACGAGGGCCCGACCTACCACCGCCCGTACGCCCGCCCGGATTGGCAGGATGCGCTCCAGACCGAGCGCGACCTGGCGCGCCCGTCGGCAAGCGATGAGCTGCGCGAGACCATGCTAAACCTTGCCGCCAGCCCGGCACTGTGCTCGCGTGCGCATATCACCGAGCAGTATGACCGCTACGTGCGCGGCAACACCGTCGCGGCGCAGAACTCCGACGCCGGTGTGCTGCGCGTCAACGAGGAGACCGGCCGTGGCATCGCGATTGCGACCGACGCCTCCGGCCGCTACACCAAGCTCGACCCGCGCACTGGTGCCCGCCTGGCGCTGGCCGAGGCGCACCGCAACGTCACCGTCACCGGCGCGAAGCCGTACGCGGTGTCGAACTGCATGAACTTTGGTTCCCCGGAGAACCCGGACGCCATGTGGCAGTTCGCGGAGGCCGTACGCGGTCTCGCCGATGGCTGCGCGGAGCTGTCCGTGCCGGTCACTGGCGGTAACGTCTCCTTCTACAACCAGACCGGCGACGAGCCGATTCTGCCGACCCCGGTGATTGCCGTCCTGGGCATTGTCGACAATGTCGAGCACGCCATCGGCAACCGCCTGGGCACCGTCGAGGGAGAGGACGAGCTGCTCTACCTGCTGGGCGAGACCGACGATGAGCTGGGTGGTTCCATCTGGCAGCAGGTCGCTCATAACGAGCTGGGCGGTATGCCACCGCGCGATCGCCTGGATGCCGAGGAGAGCCTGGTTGAGTTCTTCCACGGCACCATCGCCGCAGAGGGCAAGCACTTCGTAGCTTCCGCCCGCGACCTTTCCGAGGGGGGCCTCTCGCAGGCTCTCGTTGAGGCCGCTATTCAGTCCGGCGTAGGTGTCAAGGTTTCGCTTGACGACGTCTCCTCCGACGCTTTCGTGGCCCTGTTCTCGGAGTCGTCGGCCCGCGCCCTGGTGTCCGTCCCGGCATCGGCGGGGGAGAAGCTGGCCGCGCGCGCTGCAGCTACCGGTGTCAAGGCCGTGGCACTCGGCCGCGTCGTCGCGGATGCCGCAGAGCCCGTAATCGAGGTCTCCGGCGCTGGCGTGGAGATTTCCCTGCCGGTCGCAGAGGCAGCCCAGGCGTGGAAGAGCACCCTGCCGCGCCTGTTCGCTCACGCAGCCGGCGCCAACTCTGTCGTTGAGGCGGAGTAG